The following are encoded together in the Opitutus sp. ER46 genome:
- a CDS encoding exo-alpha-sialidase: MRLGSSLPSFLLRRWPPLAVAVCLAPIALLAAPECTKTVLWDRKDKGYTSHFVYGIGVTWDDTILVGCEARVAGADAGEKDLLLKRSTDHGRTWSDDVVIEGRDDHHSWSNPTFVTDGLTTYLFYAYTVNTDIGRVYYRTTTDNGLTWSERTEITSLWDGNPHGWTQHSSIGHGIKKLKPPHRGMVLIGFHHRGQVALPPTKRGYGNDVLRLTPNGWEIAGEPPIVPGRGTNEARLAERVDGSLYLMARQAAGNNQLRARTEGTPSGSRWSAWVTQEDLRGTVCDGGLLRFSDTCHLYSFPSSDAKSAQQRQDLAIAVSRDGGRTWGAPKLLQRGQATYSDLTRDSEGNIYCIYGADGSDFMGDRVYLARFNVEWATGAAAPTIVIDDGDAGFRTSGEWREVAGAPGAYGRHHHEATAATAEATWSATNLSGGNYEVFLRWPAVADAAEATVDIRVGREVRHSESIRLVKETATWRYLATVPVEANGTLEIVLRRAESGPLIADAVMLQRQ, encoded by the coding sequence ATGCGTCTTGGCTCTTCGTTGCCCTCTTTTCTCCTTCGCCGCTGGCCGCCCCTCGCGGTCGCCGTCTGCCTCGCCCCCATCGCTCTGCTGGCCGCCCCGGAGTGCACCAAAACCGTCCTCTGGGACCGCAAGGATAAGGGCTACACGTCCCACTTCGTGTACGGCATCGGCGTAACCTGGGATGATACGATCCTCGTCGGCTGCGAGGCGCGCGTCGCCGGCGCCGATGCCGGTGAGAAGGATCTTCTCCTCAAGCGCAGCACGGACCACGGTCGCACCTGGTCCGATGACGTCGTCATCGAGGGTCGCGACGACCACCACAGCTGGAGCAACCCCACCTTCGTCACCGACGGGCTCACCACGTATCTGTTCTACGCGTACACGGTGAACACCGATATCGGGCGCGTGTACTACCGCACCACGACCGACAACGGGCTCACGTGGAGCGAGCGGACCGAAATCACCTCGCTCTGGGACGGCAACCCGCACGGTTGGACGCAGCACTCGAGCATCGGCCACGGGATCAAGAAGCTGAAGCCACCTCACCGGGGCATGGTGCTGATCGGTTTTCATCACCGTGGCCAAGTCGCGTTGCCGCCCACGAAGCGCGGCTACGGCAACGACGTCCTTCGCCTCACCCCCAATGGCTGGGAAATCGCCGGCGAGCCTCCGATCGTTCCCGGCCGCGGCACCAACGAGGCCCGGCTCGCCGAACGCGTCGACGGCTCGCTCTACCTGATGGCGCGTCAGGCGGCCGGCAATAACCAGCTCCGCGCGCGCACCGAGGGCACGCCTTCCGGCAGTCGCTGGTCCGCGTGGGTCACGCAGGAGGACCTCCGCGGCACGGTCTGCGATGGCGGGCTGCTGCGCTTCAGCGATACGTGCCACCTCTATTCCTTCCCTTCCAGCGACGCCAAATCGGCCCAGCAGCGGCAGGATCTCGCCATCGCCGTGAGTCGTGACGGCGGCCGCACTTGGGGCGCGCCCAAGCTCCTGCAGCGCGGGCAAGCCACCTACTCCGACCTGACCCGCGACTCCGAGGGCAACATCTACTGCATCTACGGCGCCGACGGCTCGGACTTCATGGGCGACCGCGTGTACCTTGCCCGCTTCAATGTCGAGTGGGCCACCGGCGCCGCCGCGCCGACCATCGTCATCGATGACGGTGATGCCGGTTTTCGAACCTCCGGCGAGTGGCGTGAGGTCGCCGGCGCGCCCGGCGCGTATGGCCGCCACCATCATGAGGCCACCGCCGCCACCGCCGAGGCGACGTGGTCGGCCACAAATCTGAGCGGCGGCAACTATGAGGTATTCCTCCGCTGGCCCGCCGTGGCGGACGCCGCTGAGGCCACCGTCGACATCCGCGTCGGCCGCGAAGTCCGCCACAGCGAGTCCATTCGCCTCGTGAAGGAGACCGCCACGTGGCGCTACCTCGCAACCGTGCCGGTCGAGGCCAACGGGACCCTTGAGATCGTCCTCCGCCGCGCGGAATCCGGCCCTCTCATCGCCGACGCGGTCATGCTCCAGCGTCAGTAG
- a CDS encoding FAD-dependent oxidoreductase, whose translation METLTADVAVIGGGVGGCAAALAVAEAGRTVVLTEETAWIGGQFTSQAVPPDEHGWIERFGCTRNYRRFREGVRAYYREHYPLTPEARENPRLNPGNGWVSPLCHEPRVALAVLEAMLAPHVSSGRVRVLRHHRPIAVRGAGADRIEAVVLRAGRSGRETVVRAPYFLDATENGDLLPLAQVEYVTGAEARAQTGEPSAPEEAAPRNVQAFSMCFVLEEHRGEDHVIPAPERYDFWRTYVPRLSPAWPGPLLGWAGLNPRTMQLMRYNFDPHQEKPGLFSGLWAFRRIIDRAQFEAGAYASDVCLVNWPMIDYLEGDLLSVDDATRAARIWDAKQLSLSMVRWLQTEAPRPDGGAGWPGLRLRPDLLGTDDGLAMAPYIREARRIRAVKTIVEQDVSARFRPGETLAERYPDSVGIGYYRIDLHPSTGGDNYIDVPSLPFRIPLGALIPVRVDNVLPAAKNIGTTHLTNGCYRLHPVEWNIGEAAGALCAYCLERGLTPRAVQADAERTRAFQVHLEARGVELVWPEDVNLDDGDPHAHAR comes from the coding sequence ATGGAAACCCTGACGGCGGATGTGGCGGTGATTGGCGGAGGCGTGGGCGGCTGCGCCGCCGCGCTTGCGGTGGCCGAGGCCGGGCGCACCGTGGTCCTCACCGAGGAGACGGCGTGGATTGGCGGCCAGTTCACTTCGCAGGCGGTGCCGCCGGATGAGCACGGCTGGATTGAGCGCTTTGGCTGCACGCGCAATTACCGGCGGTTCCGGGAAGGCGTGCGGGCGTACTATCGGGAGCACTACCCACTGACGCCGGAGGCCCGGGAAAATCCGCGGCTCAATCCGGGCAACGGTTGGGTTTCTCCGCTGTGCCATGAGCCGCGGGTCGCGCTGGCGGTGCTGGAGGCGATGCTGGCGCCGCATGTCTCCAGCGGGCGCGTGCGGGTGCTGCGTCACCACCGGCCGATCGCCGTGCGCGGCGCCGGTGCCGACCGGATCGAAGCGGTGGTGTTGCGGGCGGGACGCAGCGGTCGGGAGACCGTGGTGCGGGCACCCTATTTTCTGGATGCGACGGAGAATGGCGACCTGCTGCCGCTGGCGCAGGTGGAGTACGTCACGGGTGCCGAGGCGCGTGCGCAGACGGGAGAGCCAAGCGCGCCGGAGGAGGCGGCCCCGCGCAACGTCCAGGCGTTCTCGATGTGCTTCGTGCTCGAGGAGCATCGCGGCGAGGACCACGTCATCCCGGCGCCGGAACGCTATGATTTCTGGCGGACGTATGTGCCGCGGCTGTCACCGGCGTGGCCGGGGCCGCTGCTCGGTTGGGCGGGACTGAACCCGAGGACGATGCAGCTGATGCGGTACAACTTTGACCCGCATCAGGAGAAGCCGGGGCTGTTCTCGGGACTCTGGGCGTTTCGGCGCATCATCGACCGCGCGCAGTTCGAGGCCGGGGCGTACGCGAGCGACGTGTGCCTGGTGAACTGGCCGATGATCGACTATCTCGAAGGCGACCTACTCAGCGTCGACGACGCCACCCGGGCGGCGCGGATTTGGGATGCGAAGCAACTGAGTCTTTCGATGGTGCGCTGGCTGCAAACGGAGGCTCCGCGTCCGGATGGCGGCGCGGGTTGGCCGGGGTTGCGGTTGCGGCCGGACCTGCTCGGGACTGATGATGGGCTGGCGATGGCGCCGTATATTCGCGAGGCGCGGCGCATTCGTGCCGTGAAGACGATTGTGGAGCAGGACGTGTCGGCCCGTTTTCGGCCCGGCGAGACACTGGCGGAGCGATACCCGGACTCGGTGGGCATCGGTTACTATCGCATCGACCTGCACCCATCGACCGGCGGCGACAACTACATCGACGTGCCCTCGCTGCCGTTCCGGATCCCGCTGGGGGCGTTGATTCCGGTGCGGGTGGATAACGTGCTGCCGGCGGCGAAGAATATTGGCACCACGCACCTCACCAACGGCTGCTATCGGCTGCACCCGGTGGAGTGGAACATCGGCGAGGCGGCGGGGGCGCTTTGCGCGTACTGCCTGGAGCGGGGGCTGACTCCGAGAGCGGTGCAGGCTGATGCCGAACGCACGCGGGCGTTCCAGGTCCACCTTGAGGCGCGGGGCGTGGAACTGGTGTGGCCTGAGGACGTGAATCTCGACGACGGCGATCCGCATGCGCATGCGCGATGA
- a CDS encoding aldolase/citrate lyase family protein: MTALSPQNHALAKLRANEPVKLYVTGNFATPRHIDFICRSGVFDAIWLDLEHFDLSTQDVAVLNLVARAFPVTMIARFKAADYQTVMRILETGVGGIMCSMVNSAEEARQIVQWAKFNNPNPAPGEVTGARGWNGGNIDGAYATLPALEYIRHQNTQTMIICQIETEAAVAEAAAIAAVPGVDGLFFGPGDYSVAVGRPGQIDHELVRAGMARVAEAAAAAGKWWGTVAVGPAMWERVRGLGARLISPGGDIKVMQYGIRELAKTFGGVPAVSTTPPPAPGGARLGY, from the coding sequence ATGACCGCCCTTTCGCCTCAGAACCACGCGCTGGCCAAGCTGCGGGCCAACGAGCCGGTGAAGCTGTATGTGACCGGCAACTTCGCCACGCCACGGCACATCGATTTCATCTGCCGCTCCGGCGTCTTCGACGCCATCTGGCTCGATCTCGAGCACTTCGACCTGAGCACGCAGGACGTGGCGGTGTTGAACCTCGTGGCGCGGGCATTTCCCGTGACGATGATCGCGCGCTTCAAGGCGGCGGACTACCAGACCGTGATGCGGATCCTGGAGACAGGCGTGGGCGGGATCATGTGCTCGATGGTGAACAGCGCGGAGGAGGCGCGACAAATCGTGCAGTGGGCGAAGTTCAACAACCCGAATCCCGCTCCGGGAGAGGTGACTGGCGCACGCGGCTGGAACGGCGGCAACATCGATGGGGCGTACGCGACGCTGCCGGCGCTGGAGTACATCCGGCACCAGAACACGCAGACGATGATCATCTGCCAGATCGAGACCGAGGCCGCGGTGGCGGAGGCGGCGGCGATCGCGGCGGTGCCTGGCGTGGATGGGCTTTTCTTCGGCCCCGGCGACTATTCGGTGGCGGTTGGGCGGCCGGGGCAGATCGACCACGAGCTGGTGCGCGCCGGCATGGCCAGAGTCGCTGAGGCGGCGGCGGCAGCCGGCAAGTGGTGGGGAACGGTGGCGGTGGGTCCGGCGATGTGGGAGCGCGTGCGCGGACTGGGCGCGCGGCTGATTTCGCCCGGCGGCGACATCAAGGTCATGCAGTACGGCATCCGCGAACTGGCGAAGACCTTCGGCGGCGTGCCGGCGGTCTCGACGACCCCGCCGCCCGCACCTGGCGGCGCGCGGCTGGGCTACTGA
- a CDS encoding substrate-binding domain-containing protein, translated as MPAFQSIAMQVADVLRGEIEAGTWGRSLPGERQLAERLNVSRKTIRRALALLRSAGLVHTARSRASTLAQPDRAAPRPPAPKVALLLPEPLEGARPFTVLWVNHLMALLHESGTPLEVIVGSKFFGSRAGRSLRRLVDSHPARCWILARSHRTLQQWFEQNRVPAVVAGSAHAGIALPSVDIDHHALCRHAALTFLRQGHRRLALFLEQAGHAGDDNSERGFREGVATSADAAAPLICRPAKGPAAVMRELRRLQALPTPPTGFLLSNSFSYLTVLSALAQQGRRVPHEVSLISRDEEPFLSHLHPVPTRYAIRPVKFAAALHQAIKRIQSQGHAERFEVRIMPDFVRGASVGPPASPSVTS; from the coding sequence GTGCCCGCGTTCCAATCCATTGCCATGCAGGTCGCCGACGTGCTCCGCGGCGAGATCGAGGCCGGGACCTGGGGGCGTTCCCTCCCCGGCGAGCGCCAGCTCGCCGAGCGGCTCAACGTGAGTCGCAAGACGATCCGACGTGCACTGGCCTTGCTCCGCAGCGCGGGGCTCGTGCACACCGCGCGCAGCCGTGCCAGCACCCTCGCCCAGCCGGACCGGGCCGCCCCGCGCCCGCCCGCGCCCAAAGTCGCGCTGCTGCTGCCCGAGCCGCTCGAGGGCGCGCGCCCATTTACCGTCCTCTGGGTCAACCACCTCATGGCCCTCCTGCATGAGAGCGGCACGCCCCTCGAGGTGATCGTCGGGTCGAAATTCTTCGGTTCCCGCGCCGGGCGCTCCCTTCGCCGCCTCGTCGACTCCCACCCCGCCCGCTGCTGGATCCTCGCCCGGTCCCACCGCACCCTCCAGCAATGGTTCGAACAGAACCGCGTGCCCGCTGTCGTGGCCGGCTCCGCCCACGCCGGCATCGCGCTGCCGAGCGTCGACATCGACCACCACGCCCTCTGCCGCCACGCCGCCCTCACCTTCCTGCGCCAGGGCCACCGCCGGCTCGCCCTGTTCCTCGAACAGGCCGGCCATGCGGGTGACGACAACAGCGAGCGCGGTTTCCGCGAGGGCGTCGCCACCTCTGCCGATGCCGCCGCCCCGCTGATCTGCCGGCCCGCCAAGGGTCCCGCCGCCGTCATGCGGGAACTCCGCCGGCTCCAGGCGCTGCCCACGCCGCCCACCGGGTTCCTGCTCTCCAACTCCTTCTCCTATCTCACCGTGCTGAGCGCCCTCGCCCAGCAGGGTCGCCGGGTGCCGCACGAGGTCTCGCTCATCTCCCGCGACGAAGAGCCGTTTCTTTCCCACCTCCATCCGGTCCCGACGCGCTACGCTATCCGCCCGGTCAAGTTCGCCGCCGCGCTGCACCAGGCAATCAAACGCATCCAGAGTCAGGGCCACGCCGAACGCTTCGAGGTGCGAATCATGCCCGACTTCGTGCGCGGCGCTTCCGTCGGTCCGCCCGCCTCGCCATCCGTGACGAGCTAA
- a CDS encoding alpha/beta hydrolase has translation MLSVMALGAVVGWAGPAKAPPVGSINTQIVNLWPDGSPNNPEDGPRPAMEMFLPFVDGQDATIVILPGGGYGSLSPYERLFAEYFRGLGYRAAVVRYRVAPHRYPAPYADAARAIRLLRQGRSPEFAAARKLILMGGSAGGHLAALVATRPELYRDPGDDLAMKVSARPDRLVLAYPVISAVENFASPLSFSRLLGDNPPGDLCEAVSPERHVTAENPPVFLFHAADDRQASVENSLLFARACWRAGVPAELHVFPRGGHGRLFAYGPDVSGRWRELLQQWLAQELR, from the coding sequence ATGCTCAGCGTGATGGCACTGGGAGCGGTCGTCGGGTGGGCGGGACCGGCGAAGGCACCCCCGGTGGGCTCGATCAACACGCAGATCGTGAATCTCTGGCCGGACGGGAGCCCGAACAATCCCGAGGACGGGCCGCGTCCGGCGATGGAGATGTTCCTGCCGTTCGTCGACGGGCAGGACGCGACGATCGTGATCCTGCCGGGCGGCGGGTATGGGAGCCTGAGCCCGTACGAGCGGCTCTTCGCGGAGTATTTCCGCGGGCTCGGCTACCGCGCGGCGGTGGTGCGGTACCGCGTGGCGCCGCATCGGTATCCGGCGCCGTACGCCGATGCGGCGCGGGCGATCCGGCTGTTGCGCCAGGGCAGGTCGCCGGAGTTCGCCGCGGCGCGGAAGCTGATCCTGATGGGCGGGAGTGCGGGAGGCCACCTGGCGGCGCTGGTGGCGACGCGCCCGGAGCTGTACCGGGATCCTGGTGACGACCTCGCGATGAAGGTGTCGGCGCGACCGGATCGGCTGGTCCTGGCCTATCCGGTGATCTCCGCGGTGGAGAACTTCGCGTCGCCGTTGTCGTTTTCGCGGCTGCTGGGCGACAACCCGCCCGGGGACCTGTGCGAGGCGGTTTCGCCGGAGCGGCACGTGACGGCGGAGAACCCGCCGGTATTCCTCTTCCACGCGGCGGACGATCGGCAGGCGTCCGTTGAGAACAGCCTGCTCTTTGCGCGCGCGTGTTGGCGGGCGGGAGTGCCGGCGGAGCTGCACGTGTTTCCGCGGGGTGGGCACGGCCGGTTGTTTGCCTACGGGCCGGACGTGAGCGGGCGCTGGCGGGAACTGCTCCAGCAGTGGCTGGCGCAGGAGCTGCGTTAG
- a CDS encoding TonB-dependent receptor, with amino-acid sequence MTSPSHPNHRGLALNSRFTVPAIALLAALAGTPSIAQMAPTPARTSEPDETIVLSEFTVRADAPDSYTASETITGSRVAEKIMNLPYTVNVLTAEFIEDFGFFDFDDDFAYTSSFGGYDSGGGSANVRGLAVGKSLRNGFMRIGVVDRGNVDRIEVIKGPSAAVYGEALPSGLINIVTKKPKLRPGYRLSVTGGTNDLARVDVDATGRLGKSGKTAYLLNGSFYETGYDQPYAKMRTKMLSGAISHKFRPTTTLLLEYEFIDRHNNPIAFVPVARRTVGGNYHGRLATEIAGFNWYGPAESTDRSVRTLTGTFEHKISDVWSLRMSGNCFNRNVVGVSNNVTGGVSPHYQIDGTNAGKLIDRLPAYGISIEDGAGFQADVAARYWLANHRIENRTLLTFDFSTYSRQNPQWRAAAGTALTASGFARIMDPKNPVYFWPSPQDFPALYPLYRWDNNRTDIYGLFLRHQTAFWKGRAIVVGGVRYDLVKEDLRRETEQRKGTGPLSTLVRDQDHYTPNIGVNVGVTKNVRAYVNYAKSFFVNSQSNTAPQAGDEVDAVNETGFGWDYGIKGGFFEEKLSFTLGGFYIVRENIKVTDENGDSRRVGSILSRGVELDANWNIGMGFSALFGGGYNKAVYTEAGRDLDLVGRQMASVPEESAYLALRKTWSSGWLKGLKANLGVTYTGETHPFPDRGGILTKLPDGSQVTISHSGYRDILIPAYYSTRAGVSYSWRPKRSKWTHSVAVNATNLLDDDAILRSRRVMESFGASITYTVKY; translated from the coding sequence ATGACCAGCCCATCGCACCCCAATCACCGCGGCCTCGCGCTCAACTCCCGTTTCACGGTTCCCGCCATCGCGCTTCTGGCCGCGCTGGCCGGTACGCCGTCGATCGCGCAGATGGCTCCGACTCCCGCTCGGACGAGCGAGCCTGATGAGACCATCGTGCTTTCGGAGTTCACAGTCCGGGCGGACGCACCCGACAGCTACACGGCGTCCGAGACCATCACGGGTTCCCGCGTGGCGGAGAAGATCATGAACCTGCCGTATACGGTGAACGTGCTGACGGCCGAGTTCATCGAGGATTTCGGCTTCTTCGATTTCGATGACGACTTCGCGTACACGAGCTCGTTCGGCGGTTACGATTCCGGCGGCGGCAGCGCAAACGTCCGCGGCCTCGCGGTCGGCAAATCGCTCCGGAATGGCTTTATGCGCATCGGCGTGGTGGATCGCGGTAACGTCGATCGCATCGAGGTCATCAAGGGGCCTTCCGCCGCGGTCTACGGCGAGGCCTTGCCCTCCGGCCTGATCAATATCGTGACCAAGAAGCCGAAGCTGCGGCCGGGGTACCGACTCTCGGTCACCGGCGGCACCAACGACCTGGCCCGCGTTGACGTGGACGCCACGGGCCGCCTGGGCAAGTCGGGCAAGACTGCCTATCTGCTGAACGGCTCGTTCTACGAGACGGGTTACGACCAGCCGTATGCGAAGATGCGGACGAAGATGCTGTCGGGCGCGATCTCGCACAAATTCCGGCCGACGACCACGCTGCTGCTCGAGTACGAGTTCATTGACCGGCACAACAACCCGATCGCGTTCGTGCCCGTCGCGCGACGCACGGTGGGCGGCAACTATCATGGGCGACTCGCGACCGAGATTGCAGGTTTCAACTGGTACGGTCCCGCGGAATCGACCGATCGCTCGGTGCGGACGCTCACCGGCACGTTCGAGCACAAGATCAGCGACGTCTGGTCGCTGCGGATGTCGGGCAACTGCTTCAACCGAAACGTCGTGGGCGTCTCCAACAACGTCACCGGCGGCGTGTCGCCGCATTACCAGATCGACGGCACCAATGCCGGGAAACTCATCGATCGGCTGCCGGCCTACGGCATCTCCATCGAGGATGGCGCCGGCTTCCAGGCCGACGTGGCGGCGCGGTACTGGCTCGCGAATCACCGGATCGAGAACCGCACGCTGCTCACCTTTGATTTTTCCACGTACTCGCGGCAGAACCCGCAATGGCGGGCGGCGGCGGGTACGGCGCTCACGGCGTCCGGCTTCGCCCGCATCATGGATCCGAAGAACCCGGTGTATTTCTGGCCGAGCCCGCAGGATTTTCCGGCGCTGTATCCGCTGTATCGCTGGGACAACAACCGGACGGACATCTACGGCCTCTTCCTCCGGCATCAGACGGCGTTCTGGAAGGGCCGCGCGATCGTGGTTGGCGGCGTGCGTTACGACCTGGTGAAAGAGGATCTCCGCCGGGAGACCGAGCAGCGCAAAGGCACGGGTCCGCTGAGCACGCTGGTGCGCGACCAGGACCACTACACGCCGAATATCGGGGTGAATGTGGGCGTCACCAAGAACGTGCGCGCCTATGTGAACTACGCGAAGTCGTTTTTCGTGAATTCGCAGAGCAACACGGCGCCGCAGGCCGGCGACGAGGTCGATGCGGTGAACGAGACCGGCTTTGGCTGGGACTACGGCATCAAGGGCGGATTCTTTGAGGAGAAACTCTCCTTCACGCTCGGCGGTTTCTACATCGTCCGGGAGAACATCAAGGTCACTGACGAGAACGGCGACTCGCGCCGGGTCGGTTCGATCCTCTCCCGCGGGGTTGAGCTCGATGCCAACTGGAACATCGGCATGGGCTTTAGCGCGCTGTTTGGCGGCGGCTACAACAAGGCCGTCTATACGGAAGCCGGCCGTGATCTCGATCTCGTGGGCCGGCAGATGGCCAGTGTGCCCGAAGAGAGCGCCTACCTGGCGCTGCGGAAGACCTGGTCGAGCGGTTGGCTCAAGGGCCTGAAGGCCAACCTGGGGGTGACGTACACGGGCGAGACCCATCCGTTCCCGGACCGCGGTGGCATCCTCACCAAGCTACCTGATGGCTCGCAGGTCACGATCAGCCATAGCGGTTACCGTGACATCCTCATTCCGGCCTACTACTCGACGCGCGCCGGCGTTTCCTATTCGTGGCGGCCAAAACGCTCCAAGTGGACGCACAGCGTGGCGGTGAACGCGACGAACCTCCTGGACGACGATGCAATCCTGCGGAGTCGCCGGGTGATGGAGTCGTTTGGGGCGTCGATCACGTACACGGTGAAGTACTAG
- a CDS encoding MFS transporter: protein MMPNQSHTPTTGEIEALGRGRRRTAWHFAPCIGTWQGLINPVIVSVPTVLLKSMGYSNAVIGYATLATLPMALKFLLGPMVDAHQTRRWWSIQSGLWLIGCVFLLAGALMLPTFSLWVYLAALAVLAVVKSIQQIALQGFFTVALTKSEQALFAGLDPVWGRAASIFTGSVLLAIAGAVGDRYGSPRITWAVYFAGLVAVFLPLYFYTRAFFPRPRADCAPDPAMKAAPLPFWTALRGYLQLPALLPGVAYMFFMRSGETFLAKMGMAFLMDKPEHGGYGLSITEVGVFTAVMTVCAISGGAISGVLLKKYGLRRVVWPFSILAVLPNAIYVYLALTNQAGRELVQWDLSAFGMGVWHLDFVLLVLLGLENFGFGLGFTVMNYYMFRMAAGSKYPASYVAFNASVIYTSYMLFGMISGICQEWLGYPLLFILSIVVSLPAFAAIPFLNYALDERKE from the coding sequence ATGATGCCGAATCAGAGTCACACGCCGACGACAGGGGAGATCGAGGCCTTGGGCCGCGGTCGGAGGCGGACGGCGTGGCACTTTGCGCCCTGCATTGGAACGTGGCAGGGACTCATCAATCCGGTGATCGTTTCGGTGCCCACGGTGCTGTTGAAATCGATGGGCTATTCGAACGCGGTGATTGGATACGCCACGCTCGCCACGTTGCCGATGGCGTTGAAGTTTCTGCTGGGGCCCATGGTGGACGCGCATCAGACGCGGCGATGGTGGTCGATCCAGTCCGGCCTGTGGCTCATCGGCTGCGTCTTCCTCCTGGCGGGCGCGCTGATGCTGCCGACGTTTTCACTCTGGGTGTACCTCGCGGCCCTCGCCGTGCTCGCGGTGGTGAAGTCGATCCAACAGATCGCGCTGCAGGGGTTCTTCACGGTGGCCCTGACAAAGTCGGAGCAGGCGCTGTTTGCAGGGTTGGATCCGGTGTGGGGCCGGGCGGCCTCGATTTTTACCGGTTCGGTGCTGCTGGCGATCGCGGGAGCGGTGGGCGATCGCTATGGCAGTCCGCGCATCACGTGGGCGGTCTATTTTGCCGGGCTCGTGGCGGTGTTTCTGCCGCTGTACTTCTACACGCGGGCGTTCTTCCCCCGGCCGCGCGCGGACTGCGCGCCGGATCCCGCAATGAAAGCGGCGCCGCTTCCCTTCTGGACGGCATTGCGTGGCTATCTGCAGTTGCCGGCGCTGCTGCCCGGCGTGGCCTACATGTTTTTCATGCGCTCGGGCGAGACCTTCCTCGCCAAGATGGGCATGGCGTTCCTGATGGATAAGCCGGAGCACGGCGGCTACGGGCTCAGCATCACGGAGGTGGGCGTCTTCACCGCGGTGATGACGGTTTGTGCCATCAGCGGTGGGGCGATCTCGGGCGTGTTGCTGAAGAAGTACGGGCTGCGCCGGGTGGTGTGGCCATTCTCGATTCTGGCGGTGCTGCCCAACGCGATCTACGTCTACCTCGCGTTGACGAACCAGGCCGGACGCGAACTCGTGCAATGGGACCTGAGCGCCTTCGGGATGGGGGTGTGGCACCTCGATTTTGTCCTGCTGGTGCTGCTGGGCCTCGAAAATTTCGGCTTCGGCCTCGGGTTCACGGTGATGAACTACTACATGTTCCGCATGGCGGCCGGTTCGAAATACCCGGCCTCCTATGTGGCTTTCAACGCGTCGGTGATCTACACGAGCTACATGCTGTTCGGCATGATCAGCGGGATTTGCCAGGAGTGGCTCGGGTATCCGCTCCTCTTTATCCTGAGCATCGTGGTTTCCCTGCCGGCGTTCGCCGCGATCCCATTCCTGAATTACGCGCTTGATGAGCGGAAGGAATAG
- a CDS encoding GrpB family protein — MSSESLHEKVQRVLRDRIEVVPYDPAWPGRFEAERAFLRERFPGDLITRIEHFGSTAVPGLAAKPVIDLLVGVRSLARTQVEIAPMLESLGYDYFWRATHGDAGPPFYAWFIKRDAAGQRTHHLHFVEPHFEHWDRLLFRDYLRQHPETAAAYAALKLRLAAEFPDDRVRYTREKTAFVVAVTNQARAEVRNQRSDRAPDRLLASGIRPQVCDLE, encoded by the coding sequence ATGAGTTCGGAGTCGCTCCACGAGAAGGTTCAGCGCGTCCTGCGCGATCGGATCGAAGTCGTCCCTTACGATCCCGCCTGGCCGGGACGCTTTGAGGCCGAGCGCGCCTTCCTCCGGGAGCGTTTTCCCGGCGACCTGATCACGCGCATCGAGCATTTCGGCAGCACTGCCGTCCCCGGCCTTGCCGCCAAGCCGGTCATCGACCTCCTCGTCGGCGTCCGCTCGCTCGCCCGTACCCAAGTCGAGATCGCCCCCATGCTGGAATCGCTCGGCTACGACTATTTCTGGCGCGCCACCCACGGGGACGCCGGCCCGCCCTTCTATGCGTGGTTCATCAAGCGCGACGCTGCCGGCCAACGCACCCACCACCTGCATTTCGTCGAGCCCCACTTCGAACACTGGGACCGACTCCTCTTCCGCGACTACCTGCGCCAGCACCCTGAAACGGCCGCCGCGTACGCCGCCCTCAAGCTCCGCCTCGCCGCCGAGTTCCCCGACGACCGCGTCCGCTACACCCGCGAAAAGACCGCCTTCGTCGTCGCCGTCACCAACCAGGCCAGGGCAGAGGTCAGAAATCAGAGGTCAGATCGGGCCCCTGACCGTCTTCTGGCTTCTGGCATCCGGCCTCAGGTGTGCGACCTGGAATGA